One genomic segment of Belonocnema kinseyi isolate 2016_QV_RU_SX_M_011 chromosome 2, B_treatae_v1, whole genome shotgun sequence includes these proteins:
- the LOC117168122 gene encoding fatty acid synthase, giving the protein MPARFESMNTPIARDHIIPNGMPYVVDDEIVITGFSGRLPESSNIEEFKQQLFDGIDLVTDDERRWPSGLHGLPNRTGKIKDIASFDATFFGVHAKQAHVMDPQLRMLLELTHEAIVDAGINPAEIRGSKTGVFIGVSESESDEFWTSDPDQVNGYGLTGCCRAMFPNRISYTFDFTGPSFAIDTACSSSLFAMHQAVTAMRSGQCEAAIVGGVNLVLKPTSSLQFHRLNMLSMDGACKSFDASRNGYVRAEAAVVIFLQKARNSRRVYATVVNSKTNTDGHKVQGITFPSGDMQNKLMREVYSELGLDPADVVYVEAHGTGTSAGDPQEVNSIVELFCKNRRKPLLLGSVKSNMGHSEPASGLCSIAKMLIAFEAGVIPGNLHFKIPNPDIPALHDGRVQVVDRSTPWNGGLIAVNSFGFGGANAHVVLRGNPKPKIAPLLDINLPKIVSVSGRTEEAVNTFLDKVKEHEKDDEFTSLVQDLHANNITGHAYRGFQILGDVNVREVGEFSGEKRPIWYAFSGMGSQWAGMGRALFCIDTFQSSIRRCADALKPEGIDLLDLIMNGTNETFEKVVNSFVSIAAIQVALVDLLTLVGIQPDGIVGHSVGELGCAYADGGLTAEQAVLAAFWRGKSIVESDLPKGSMAAIGLSWEETQKRCPPDICLACHNSADSVTISGPLESVEKFVQTLKKENIFAKKVQSSGVAFHSRYIESCGPRLRAALEKIIPNPKPRTSRWISSSIPESAWNTPLAQLSSPAYNVNNLLSPVLFHEAIAHVPENAIVIEIAPHCLLQSILRRSLPPTVTNIGLHKREHSDNLTFLLTNIGKLYNSGGQPRLSKLYPPITYPVGRGTPMINSMVQWDHSIKWNVADFSGKSGQSGQSVVEIDLSKEEYSYIAGHCIDGRILFPATGYLTIVWKTFAKLRGTDYEKIPVVFEDVQFHRATIMPKEGSVKFVINIFEGTGGFEISESGASTVTGKIRAPEDIAKAHLNLPVPVVRSQPDLLELKTDDVYKDLRLRGYDYSGIFKGIKSSDNRGVCGKLSWSNDWISFVDTMLQFAILGKNTKDLFLPTRLQYAAINPANHMQIIEKLQEDEGIPVYSYTNVEIVKSGGVELRGMKSSLAPRRQQTQADPKHEKYTFVPYENTQSLVEDPEKAKLHALTVLLQVANENQGLIKIKAVEATAERNPEALLTPLVLDILLSEPMLDVDMKLATVSPDNYATIVEQCDAKTAVVDIQSTPVGQDLHLILAADVLNNKMAAALKNFEASLNPGGFILSEETTKLDPNILKGSGLIFVGKQIVPGKTYILLKKEEEKAEPIIVQVTEKNFAWVDELKAALKKSETEGQKILVVGQGEELLGLVGLMTCVRREAGGLNARYVFIQDKSAENFSLSDAFYGQQLNKQLMANVLKGGQWGSYRHLRLDKQSDVPALQVEHAYINALVRGDLSSLRWIEGPLSYYQSEKFVGQELCDVYYAPLNFRDIMLASGKLPPDALPGDLASQDCILGLEFAGRDSAGRRVMGMVGARGLATTVLADPGFMWQVPDKWTLEEAATIPVVYATSYYALVVRGRMQSGESILIHAGSGGVGQASIAVALHAGCTVFTTVSSKEKRDFLKKTFPQLTDKHIGNSRDTSFEQLILSETQGRGVDIVLNSLSEEKLQASVRCLAKDGRFLEIGKFDLSNNTGLGMSFFLKNTSFHGILLDALFDTNGPEKKEVVQLVYEGIQNGAVRPLPSTVFTEQQIEQGFRFMAAGKHIGKVLLKIRDEESKKVVKPVLKTVAAIPRTYMNPDKSYVFVGGLGGFGLELANWVITRGAKFIVLTSRSGIRTGYQSLCIRRWREMGITIQVSTTDVTSESGGESLLKEAMKLAPVGGIFNLAAVLRDALIENLEDGHFKSVCLPKVDGTKNLDSASKKYCPELDYFVCFSSVSCGRGNAGQTNYGLANSAMERIMEQRQAAGLPGLAIQWGAIGDVGMVLEMMGNNDTEVGGTLPQRMASCLTTMDSFLQQPHPVLASMVLAEKQKAGDASGQLNLLDAIANILGIKDVKTVNVNNSLADLGMDSLMGTEIKQTLERNYDLVLSAQEIRSLTFGKLLALSSGSAESSEANPPATAVNSMNENDPDEFFFQCSGTEIVPVKSLIQLQSKVKTGEPIFVIHAVEGVVSPLKSLASELERPVWGLQCTKDAPLDSLTDLATYYIKEMKTVKKQGPYSIIGYSFGACVAFEMALQLEKSGESTVLTLLDGSPDFITLHSQTIGKQTASLSPDLPTGGYQKALAFFTRQLNSDISFMKAYSILRETKSDEESLNKMLELIGNTPFKPEDLKVAGSLFFKKLRAANMYKPSSKYDGPITLIKAKDNFVSLNNDYGLSEICRQNVRIEELPGNHRSILSGDIVKKMATLIRT; this is encoded by the exons atgccTGCTAGGTTTGAAAGCATGAATACTCCGATCGCACGTGATCATATTATTCCTAACGGCATGCCATACGTTGTTGATGATGAAATTGTTATCACAGGATTTTCTG GTCGCTTGCCCGAGTCTTCAAACATAGAAGAATTCAAACAGCAGCTTTTCGATGGAATCGATCTAGTAACAGACGATGAACGACGATGGCCTTCCGGTCTTCACGGTCTTCCCAACAGAACCGGAAAAATCAAGGATATCGCATCCTTCGATGCCACTTTTTTCGGCGTCCACGCCAAACAAGCACATGTGATGGATCCTCAACTTAGAATGCTCCTCGAATTAACGCACGAAGCCATCGTAGATGCCGGCATCAATCCCGCAGAAATTAGAGGATCCAAAACCGGCGTTTTCATCGGAGTTAGTGAGTCAGAATCTGATGAATTTTGGACCTCAGACCCAGATCAGGTTAACG GTTACGGTTTAACCGGCTGTTGTCGGGCAATGTTCCCCAATAGAATATCCTACACATTTGACTTTACGGGTCCAAGTTTCGCCATTGACACCGCCTGTTCCTCGTCTCTCTTTGCCATGCATCAAGCAGTGACCGCCATGCGTTCCGGCCAATGTGAAGCAGCAATCGTTGGCGGCGTAAATCTCGTCCTAAAACCCACAAGTTCCCTCCAGTTTCACCGGCTCAACATGTTGTCCATGGATGGAGCTTGCAAATCCTTCGACGCCTCAAGGAACGGATACGTCAGAGCAGAAGCCGCAGTTGTCATCTTCCTTCAAAAAGCACGGAACTCAAGAAGAGTCTATGCAACAGTCGTCAACTCCAAGACGAACACAGATGGCCACAAAGTCCAGGGAATCACCTTTCCCAGTGGAGACATGCAGAACAAACTGATGCGAGAAGTTTACTCAGAATTAGGTCTCGATCCCGCTGATGTCGTCTATGTAGAAGCTCACGGAACCGGAACCAGTGCTGGAGATCCACAAGAAGTCAACTCGATCGTAGAATTGTTCTGCAAAAACAGAAGGAAGCCTCTGCTCCTCGGGTCTGTTAAATCCAATATGGGACACTCGGAACCCGCGAGTGGTCTCTGTTCCATTGCGAAGATGCTGATAGCGTTCGAGGCTGGAGTAATCCCAGGCAATCTCCATTTCAAGATTCCCAATCCAGACATTCCTGCTTTACACGACGGACGCGTACAGGTTGTGGATCGATCCACGCCTTGGAATGGCGGTTTGATAGCCGTCAATTCTTTTGGCTTTGGTGGTGCGAACGCGCACGTTGTTTTGCGCGGCAATCCAAAGCCAAAAATCGCTCCATTGCTAGATATAAATTTACCGAAGATTGTTTCTGTCTCTGGAAGGACTGAAGAGGCCGTGAATACTTTCCTGGATAAGGTTAAGGAACACGAAAAGGATGACGAGTTTACTTCATTGGTGCAAGACTTGCACGCGAATAACATAACCGGGCATGCATATCGTGGATTTCAAATCCTCGGCGACGTAAATGTACGAGAAGTTGGTGAATTCAGTGGAGAGAAGAGGCCTATTTGGTATGCGTTTTCTGGAATGGGTTCTCAGTGGGCAGGTATGGGCCGAGCGCTCTTTTGCATCGACACCTTCCAATCGAGTATTCGCCGTTGCGCGGATGCTCTGAAACCAGAAGGTATTGACTTGTTGGATCTCATTATGAATGGAACGAACGAGACGTTTGAAAAGGTGGTGAATAGTTTTGTCTCGATCGCAGCAATTCAAGTCGCATTGGTGGACCTGCTGACTTTAGTTGGTATCCAGCCTGATGGAATTGTCGGTCACTCAGTTGGTGAACTTGGTTGCGCTTATGCAGATGGCGGACTTACAGCCGAGCAAGCCGTCCTCGCTGCCTTCTGGCGAGGGAAATCAATTGTGGAATCAGATCTGCCGAAAGGCAGCATGGCTGCGATAGGTCTCAGCTGGGAGGAGACACAGAAAAGGTGTCCACCAGATATTTGCTTGGCTTGTCACAATTCTGCCGATTCAGTGACTATTTCCGGTCCACTAGAATCAGTCGAGAAATTTGTACAAACGCTGAAGAAAGAGAACATTTTTGCGAAGAAAGTTCAGAGTTCTGGAGTTGCTTTCCACAGTAGATATATCGAATCTTGCGGGCCAAGATTGAGAGCTGCTCTTGAGAAGATAATTCCTAACCCGAAACCAAGGACCTCTAGGTGGATCTCGAGTTCTATTCCGGAATCTGCATGGAATACTCCATTGGCACAGCTTAGTTCTCCAGCTTATAATGTCAATAACCTTCTTTCACCAGTTTTATTCCATGAGGCAATTGCTCATGTGCCTGAAAATGCGATTGTAATAGAAATCGCCCCTCATTGTTTGCTCCAATCTATTCTTCGCAGGTCATTACCACCAACAGTCACAAACATCGGTCTTCACAAACGAGAACACAGTGATAATCTCACGTTTCTTTTGACAAATATTGGCAAACTTTACAACAGTGGAGGCCAGCCGAGGCTTTCCAAACTCTATCCTCCCATAACTTATCCAGTTGGACGAGGAACTCCGATGATTAACTCGATGGTTCAATGGGATCATTCAATAAAGTGGAATGTTGCAGACTTTTCTGGAAAATCAGGACAATCCGGACAGAGTGTAGtagaaattgatttatcaaaagaGGAATACTCTTATATTGCTGGTCACTGCATCGACGGAAGAATTCTTTTCCCCGCGACTGGATACCTAACAATCGTGTGGAAAACCTTCGCAAAATTACGAGGAACAGACTATGAGAAGATTCCTGTCGTTTTTGAAGATGTGCAGTTCCATCGCGCTACCATTATGCCGAAAGAGGGTTCtgtcaaatttgttatcaatatcTTCGAAGGTACTGGAGGTTTTGAAATTTCCGAAAGCGGAGCTTCAACAGTGACAGGAAAGATTCGAGCACCAGAGGACATTGCAAAGGCACATCTCAACCTACCAGTACCTGTCGTTCGAAGCCAACCTgatttattagaactgaagaccGATGACGTATACAAAGATCTTCGACTTCGTGGCTACGATTACAGCGGAATTTTCAAAGGTATCAAATCATCCGACAACCGAGGTGTTTGCGGAAAACTTTCTTGGTCAAACGACTGGATTTCTTTTGTCGATACGATGCTCCAGTTCGCGATTCTTGGTAAAAATACTAAGGATCTATTTCTGCCAACTCGATTGCAGTACGCAGCAATTAATCCTGCAAATCATATGCAAATCATAGAAAAGTTACAAGAGGATGAAGGGATTCCGGTCTATAGTTACACTAATGTTGAAATCGTCAAATCGGGAGGAGTAGAGTTGAGAGGAATGAAATCTTCCCTTGCTCCGAGAAGACAGCAAACTCAAGCTGATCCAAAACATGAGAAATATACTTTCGTGCCGTATGAGAATACACAATCTCTGGTGGAAGATCCCGAGAAGGCAAAATTGCACGCGTTGACTGTCCTGCTTCAAGTTGCCAATGAAAACCAgggtttaatcaaaattaaagcaGTTGAAGCTACTGCTGAACGAAATCCTGAGGCGCTTTTAACACCCTTGGTCTTAGATATTCTACTTAGTGAACCGATGCTCGATGTTGACATGAAATTGGCTACAGTGTCTCCTGATAACTATGCTACGATTGTGGAACAATGCGATGCTAAAACTGCTGTTGTTGATATACAGAGCACTCCTGTTGGACAGGATCTCCATCTTATATTGGCAGCGGATGTACTGAATAATAAGATGGCTGCGGCTCTGAAAAACTTTGAAGCTTCACTTAATCCGGGTGGCTTTATTCTTTCTGAGGAAACTACCAAATTGGATCCAAATATCTTAAAGGGGTCTGGTTTAATTTTCGTGGGAAAGCAGATTGTCCCTGGAAAGACTTATATACTTTTGAAGAAAGAAGAGGAGAAGGCGGAACCTATTATTGTTCAAGTTACGGAGAAGAACTTCGCTTGGGTGGATGAGTTGAAAGCTGCACTCAAGAAGTCAGAAACTGAGGGGCAGAAGATTCTGGTTGTTGGCCAAGGAGAAGAACTTCTTGGTCTCGTTGGATTGATGACCTGTGTCCGCAGAGAGGCAGGTGGATTGAATGCCCGTTACGTATTCATTCAAGACAAGAGTGCCGAAAATTTCTCGTTAAGTGATGCTTTCTACGGTCAGCAGTTGAACAAGCAACTCATGGCAAACGTGCTAAAAGGTGGACAATGGGGATCATATCGTCACTTGCGATTAGACAAACAAAGCGACGTACCTGCTCTTCAGGTAGAACATGCATACATCAATGCTTTGGTGAGAGGAGATTTGAGCAGCTTGCGATGGATTGAAGGTCCTCTGAGTTATTATCAATCCGAGAAATTCGTTGGACAAGAACTCTGCGACGTCTATTATGCGCCCCTCAATTTCAG AGATATCATGTTAGCCTCCGGAAAATTGCCGCCAGACGCCCTTCCTGGTGATTTAGCAAGTCAGGATTGCATCCTAGGTCTGGAATTCGCTGGCAGAGATTCAGCAGGTCGACGAGTTATGGGTATGGTAGGAGCTCGGGGATTGGCAACGACAGTTTTGGCCGACCCTGGATTCATGTGGCAGGTGCCGGACAAATGGACATTGGAAGAAGCAGCTACTATTCCAGTTGTTTACGCAACAAGCTATTATGCCTTGGTAGTCAGAGGACGAATGCAATCCGGCGAAAGTATTCTAATCCATGCTGGTAGCGGTGGAGTTGGTCAAGCTAGCATAGCTGTAGCCCTGCATGCAGGTTGCACGGTCTTTACGACAGTCAGCTCAAAAGAAAAACGAGATTTCCTCAAGAAAACGTTCCCTCAGCTAACAGACAAACACATTGGAAACTCCCGAGACACCAGTTTCGAGCAGCTTATTCTCTCTGAAACCCAAGGTCGAGGAGTGGACATCGTGTTGAATTCTCTTTCCGAAGAGAAACTTCAAGCGAGTGTCCGCTGTTTAGCAAAAGACGGCCGATTCCTTGAAATCGGAAAGTTTGACCTTTCCAATAACACAGGCCTGGGAATGTCCTTTTTCCTGAAGAACACCAGCTTCCACGGAATTCTCTTGGATGCTCTATTTGACACCAACGGTCCTGAGAAGAAGGAGGTTGTTCAGCTTGTCTATGAAGGTATTCAGAATGGAGCAGTGCGTCCGCTTCCCTCTACAGTTTTCACGGAACAACAAATTGAACAAGGATTCAGGTTCATGGCTGCCGGCAAACACATTGGTAAAGTTCTACTTAAAATTCGCGACGAGGAATCCAAGAAAGTAGTGAAACCAGTTTTGAAAACCGTAGCTGCTATTCCCCGAACCTACATGAATCCTGACAAATCCTATGTCTTTGTCGGAGGTCTCGGAGGATTTGGCTTGGAACTAGCCAACTGGGTGATCACAAGAGGAGCGAAGTTCATCGTTCTCACATCTCGATCAGGAATTCGAACTGGATACCAATCACTTTGCATTCGAAGGTGGCGGGAAATGGGCATCACGATTCAGGTTTCGACAACAGACGTCACCAGCGAATCTGGAGGAGAGAGTCTTCTCAAGGAAGCCATGAAGCTTGCACCTGTTGGGGGAATATTCAACCTCGCTGCCGTTCTTCGCGATGCCTTGATTGAAAACTTGGAGGATGGTCACTTTAAAAGTGTATGTCTGCCGAAAGTAGACGGCACAAAGAATTTGGACTCGGCCTCGAAGAAATACTGTCCAGAGCTCGACTACTTCGTCTGCTTCTCATCAGTTTCCTGCGGAAGAGGAAATGCTGGACAGACGAATTACGGACTGGCCAACTCGGCGATGGAAAGGATAATGGAACAGAGACAAGCTGCTGGATTACCAGGTCTCGCCATTCAGTGGGGAGCAATTGGAGACGTTGGGATGGTCCTGGAAATGATGGGTAACAACGATACTGAAGTTGGTGGCACTCTGCCACAAAGAATGGCATCTTGTCTGACGACCATGGATTCGTTCCTTCAACAACCACATCCTGTTCTGGCCTCGATGGTTCTCGCCGAAAAGCAGAAAGCAGGCGACGCTTCTGGTCAATTAAATCTACTTGACGCTATTGCCAATATATTGGGCATCAAGGACGTGAAGACAGTCAACGTGAACAATAGCTTGGCTGATCTTGGAATGGATTCTTTGATGGGAACTGAAATTAAACAGACCCTCGAGAGGAATTACGATCTCGTTCTCTCCGCTCAAGAAATTCGATCTCTTACGTTTGGCAAGTTACTTGCATTATCTTCAGGATCGGCGGAATCCAGCGAAGCAAATCCTCCAGCTACTGCTGTTAATTCCATGAATGAAAACGACCCGGATGAGTTCTTCTTCCAGTGTTCTGGAACCGAAATTGTACCAGTCAAATCGCTGATTCAGCTACAGTCGAAGGTCAAAACTGGCGAACCAATATTTGTGATTCACGCGGTCGAAGGAGTTGTTTCTCCTTTGAAAAGTTTGGCCAGCGAACTCGAGCGACCTGTTTGGGGTCTACAATGTACCAAGGATGCGCCTCTTGACTCGCTAACGGATCTGGCAACGTACTACATCAAGGAAATGAAGACTGTGAAAAAGCAAGGCCCTTATAGCATTATAGGGTATTCGTTCGGTGCTTGTGTTGCATTCGAAATGGCGTTACAGTTGGAGAAAAGTGGAGAGTCGACAGTCCTGACACTTCTTGACGGATCACCAGACTTTATCACGTTACACAGCCAAACTATTGGAAAGCAAACAGCATCACTTAGCCCTGATCTACCGACTGGTGGCTATCAAAAGGCCCTTGCCTTTTTCACAAGGCAGCTTAACTCCGATATCAGTTTTATGAAG gcATATAGCATATTAAGAGAGACTAAATCTGACGAGGAATCCTTAAATAAAATGTTGGAGTTAATAGGAAATACTCCCTTTAAGCCAGAAGACCTAAAAGTCGCTGGAAGTTTGTTTTTCAAGAAGCTGCGGGCAGCGAATATGTATAAACCATCCAGCAAATATGACGGACCTATCACTCTCATCAAGGCCAAAGATAACTTTGTTTCCTTAAACAATGATTACGGTTTATCTGAG